The following coding sequences are from one Selenomonas sputigena ATCC 35185 window:
- a CDS encoding GmrSD restriction endonuclease domain-containing protein — translation MRTNDTPILDLMKDIDKGNIQLPDFQRGWVWDDSRIRGLIASITQNFPVGAAMFLEYGNANVRFKYRMIEGAPSCKAQPEQLILDGQQRLTSIYASMCSPNAIKTRTDKGNEIKRFYYIDIAKAIDPAIDRVEAILSVPESKRITSDFGRKIDLDVSTAEREYANKLFPLNIILDDEKSFEWERAYLAYHSNSHEASDEYRTFRGKIIMTVTHYKIPVIGLDKDTPKEAVCQVFENVNQGGVSLTVFELVTAVFAMDDFELRKDWEKRKNNHLNGDILNIVTATDFLTACTLLSAYEKKGVVSCKKKDVLNLKLADYQKYADVLMQGFEEAEMLLFEERIFVSRDLPYTTQLIPLAVLCALLLPDRRIKNSNVKNKIKRWYWCGVFGELYGSANETRYVNDVVGVMNWLNGGELPKTIVDSYFNPMRLLMLQSRRSAAYKGIMALIMKNHSRDFISGQEIDLVLYKAAGIDIHHIFPKNYCKIKKYDYIKWDSIINKTPLSYSTNREIGGVAPSEYLARIEKKKVERADLCDYLASHWIDMADCMSDDFERFIVHRARKILDAIANVTGKPISGRDSDEVREKFGEIL, via the coding sequence ATGAGAACAAACGATACTCCGATTTTGGATTTGATGAAGGACATCGACAAAGGAAACATTCAATTGCCTGATTTCCAGCGCGGCTGGGTATGGGATGACAGTCGCATTCGTGGGCTTATTGCCAGCATTACGCAGAATTTTCCAGTAGGTGCCGCCATGTTCCTCGAATATGGCAATGCGAATGTACGCTTCAAATATCGCATGATTGAGGGCGCACCGTCCTGCAAAGCACAGCCCGAGCAGCTTATTCTGGATGGTCAGCAGCGGCTCACTTCCATCTATGCGTCTATGTGCAGTCCGAATGCCATCAAAACCAGAACCGACAAAGGCAATGAGATCAAGCGATTTTACTACATCGATATTGCCAAAGCGATTGATCCTGCTATCGATCGAGTGGAGGCTATTTTATCCGTCCCAGAGTCGAAGCGAATCACATCCGACTTTGGCAGGAAAATTGACCTCGATGTTTCGACTGCCGAAAGGGAATATGCGAATAAGCTGTTTCCTCTGAATATCATCTTGGATGACGAGAAGTCCTTTGAGTGGGAACGGGCATATCTTGCTTATCACAGTAATTCACACGAGGCAAGCGACGAGTATAGAACTTTTCGTGGAAAAATTATAATGACCGTCACTCATTACAAAATTCCTGTCATCGGCCTGGACAAGGACACGCCGAAGGAAGCGGTGTGCCAAGTTTTTGAGAATGTGAACCAAGGCGGCGTATCGCTTACGGTTTTCGAACTCGTCACAGCTGTATTCGCTATGGATGATTTTGAACTCAGGAAAGATTGGGAAAAGCGCAAAAACAATCATCTCAACGGAGATATTCTGAATATTGTCACGGCTACGGATTTCCTGACTGCCTGCACGCTTCTTTCTGCCTATGAGAAGAAGGGTGTGGTGAGCTGCAAGAAGAAGGACGTGCTGAACCTGAAGCTTGCCGATTATCAAAAATACGCCGATGTTTTGATGCAAGGATTCGAGGAAGCGGAAATGTTGCTCTTCGAGGAGCGCATCTTCGTCAGCCGCGACCTTCCTTATACGACACAGCTCATTCCATTGGCCGTTTTGTGCGCCTTGCTCCTGCCCGATCGTCGAATCAAAAATTCCAATGTGAAGAACAAAATCAAGCGATGGTATTGGTGCGGTGTATTCGGTGAGCTTTATGGAAGTGCCAATGAGACGCGTTATGTAAATGATGTAGTTGGCGTGATGAATTGGTTGAACGGTGGTGAGCTGCCCAAGACCATCGTCGATTCCTATTTCAATCCCATGCGCCTGTTGATGCTTCAGTCAAGACGGAGTGCTGCCTATAAGGGAATCATGGCGCTTATCATGAAGAATCACAGTCGTGACTTCATCAGCGGGCAGGAGATAGATCTTGTTCTCTATAAAGCTGCCGGCATCGACATTCACCATATCTTTCCGAAGAACTACTGCAAGATCAAGAAATATGATTATATCAAGTGGGATTCCATCATTAACAAGACGCCCCTATCGTACAGCACCAATCGGGAGATTGGCGGTGTTGCTCCGAGTGAATACCTGGCGCGTATTGAGAAGAAAAAGGTGGAACGAGCCGATTTGTGCGATTATCTCGCCAGTCATTGGATTGATATGGCCGATTGCATGTCCGATGATTTCGAGAGATTTATCGTTCATCGCGCGAGAAAAATTCTCGATGCCATTGCAAATGTCACCGGCAAGCCGATTTCCGGCAGGGATAGCGATGAAGTGAGAGAAAAATTTGGCGAAATTTTGTAA
- a CDS encoding type I restriction-modification system subunit M → MDNKKEMERAELHRAIWQIANDLRGSVDGWDFKQYVLGTLFYRYISEKLTNYLNREAQEAGDAAFDYAALSDEEAETERENLVEEQGYFILPSELFANVRKSAPTNENLNETLEKVFHNIEASATGTASENDLAGLFEDLDVNSNKLGATVKERNAKLVKLLDGIGEMQLGHYRDNTIDAFGDAYEYLMGMYASNAGKSGGEYYTPQEVSELLTRLTVIGKARVNKVYDPACGSGSLLLKFAKILGKENVRNGFYGQEINITTYNLCRINMFLHDINFDDFDIARGDTLTDPQHDAFEPFEAIVSNPPYSIRWAGKENPLLINDPRFAPAGVLAPPSKADFAFILHALAWLAANGTAAIVCFPGIMYRGGAEKKIRQYLIDSNFVDAVIQLPDNLFFGTSIATCIMVLKKSKADTTTLFIDASKECIKVTNNNKLTQENIEHILQMYTDRADVAHTVRCVQSKEIAAEDYNLSVSTYVESEDTREVIDIAALNAEIREIVAREEVLRREIDKIIAEIEDEEGIAL, encoded by the coding sequence ATGGACAACAAGAAGGAAATGGAGCGGGCGGAGCTGCATCGGGCGATCTGGCAGATTGCGAACGATCTGCGCGGTTCGGTGGATGGCTGGGATTTCAAACAGTATGTTTTGGGCACGCTCTTTTATCGCTATATCTCGGAGAAGCTGACGAACTATCTCAACCGTGAGGCGCAGGAGGCTGGGGATGCGGCGTTTGACTATGCCGCACTGTCCGATGAAGAGGCGGAGACGGAGCGCGAGAATCTTGTGGAGGAGCAGGGGTACTTCATCCTGCCGAGCGAGCTTTTTGCCAATGTGCGAAAAAGTGCGCCGACGAATGAAAATCTCAATGAAACGCTGGAAAAGGTATTTCACAACATCGAAGCCTCGGCGACCGGAACGGCGAGTGAAAACGATCTTGCGGGGCTTTTTGAAGATCTCGACGTCAACAGCAACAAGCTCGGCGCTACGGTGAAGGAGCGCAATGCAAAGCTCGTGAAACTCCTCGACGGCATCGGCGAAATGCAGCTTGGGCACTATCGAGACAATACGATCGACGCTTTTGGCGACGCCTATGAATATCTCATGGGCATGTACGCCTCGAATGCCGGCAAGAGCGGCGGCGAATACTATACGCCGCAAGAAGTCTCCGAGCTTCTGACGCGTCTCACGGTCATCGGCAAGGCGCGGGTGAACAAAGTGTACGACCCCGCCTGCGGCAGTGGTTCTCTATTACTGAAATTTGCCAAAATTCTCGGCAAGGAGAATGTGCGAAACGGCTTCTACGGGCAGGAGATCAACATCACGACGTACAATCTTTGCCGCATCAATATGTTCCTGCATGACATCAATTTCGACGACTTCGACATTGCGCGTGGCGACACGCTGACTGACCCGCAGCATGATGCATTCGAGCCGTTTGAGGCGATTGTTTCCAATCCTCCGTATTCGATTCGATGGGCAGGCAAGGAAAATCCTCTGCTCATCAACGATCCGCGCTTCGCGCCTGCGGGCGTGCTCGCGCCGCCGTCGAAAGCCGATTTCGCCTTCATTCTGCACGCGCTCGCGTGGCTGGCGGCGAACGGCACGGCGGCGATTGTCTGCTTCCCCGGCATCATGTATCGCGGCGGCGCGGAGAAGAAGATTCGCCAGTATCTGATCGACAGCAATTTCGTCGATGCCGTGATCCAGCTGCCGGACAATCTCTTCTTCGGCACGAGCATCGCGACCTGCATCATGGTGCTGAAGAAGTCGAAAGCGGACACGACTACGCTCTTCATCGACGCTTCGAAGGAATGCATCAAGGTCACGAACAACAACAAGCTCACGCAGGAAAACATCGAGCATATCTTGCAGATGTACACCGACCGCGCAGATGTCGCCCACACGGTGCGTTGCGTCCAAAGCAAGGAAATCGCCGCTGAGGACTACAATCTCTCCGTCAGCACTTACGTCGAGTCAGAGGACACGCGCGAAGTCATCGACATCGCGGCGCTCAATGCAGAGATTCGCGAGATCGTCGCAAGGGAAGAAGTGCTGCGGCGTGAGATCGACAAGATCATCGCCGAGATCGAGGACGAGGAGGGCATCGCGCTATGA
- a CDS encoding restriction endonuclease subunit S, protein MSRLRELMEEFCPNGVEYVPLWSVTIWDKKFNAVERDKQPIVENYRYLLANDLFLMEVDKGDVFLLSTGERTGWTTEELAGEYLKEGEVVSIPWGKSRDVTDCIKYYKGKFVTADNRIATSNDITKLSNRYLYYWMMSQGKVIDTFYRGSGIKHPDMAKVLNMQIPIPPLAIQNEIVKLLDDFTELTAELTEQLMTELTLRKKQYNFYRDSLLNFVRVDDTIVQTDRQTDRQAQRISKFGLLRKTFDVEWKTLGEVSSQICSGGTPTASNAAFYVGTIPWLRTQEIDWADIYDTGIKISEEALKASSARWIPANCVIVAMYGATAAKVAINRIPLTTNQACCNLKINEEMAEHRYVYHWLCSQYKTLKAKGQGSQSNINKNIIEKYPIPVPPLDVQQKIVSILDRFDTLCNDLTSGLPAEIAARKKQYEHYRDRLLTFPRSNG, encoded by the coding sequence ATGAGCAGGCTGAGGGAGTTGATGGAAGAGTTTTGCCCGAATGGGGTGGAATATGTACCGTTATGGTCTGTCACTATATGGGATAAAAAATTCAATGCAGTTGAACGAGATAAACAGCCGATTGTTGAAAATTATCGGTATCTGTTAGCGAATGACTTGTTCCTAATGGAGGTTGATAAAGGGGATGTATTTCTTTTATCTACAGGAGAGAGGACCGGTTGGACGACCGAAGAACTTGCGGGAGAGTATCTAAAAGAAGGTGAAGTTGTTTCAATTCCATGGGGAAAGTCTAGAGATGTGACAGATTGCATTAAATATTATAAAGGGAAGTTTGTAACAGCAGATAATAGAATCGCTACATCTAATGATATAACAAAATTGTCAAATCGATATTTATATTATTGGATGATGAGTCAAGGAAAGGTGATCGATACCTTTTATCGGGGTTCAGGTATCAAGCATCCTGATATGGCAAAAGTACTAAATATGCAAATTCCGATACCGCCACTTGCTATACAAAACGAAATTGTAAAATTGCTAGACGATTTTACAGAACTTACAGCAGAGTTGACAGAACAACTAATGACGGAACTTACATTGCGGAAAAAACAGTATAATTTTTACCGCGACAGCCTTTTGAATTTTGTCCGTGTGGATGATACAATCGTTCAGACAGACAGACAGACAGACAGACAAGCTCAAAGAATAAGTAAATTTGGGCTATTGCGGAAAACGTTTGATGTTGAATGGAAAACATTAGGAGAAGTTTCTTCTCAGATATGTTCTGGAGGGACTCCAACTGCATCGAATGCTGCATTTTATGTTGGAACTATTCCGTGGCTTAGGACACAAGAAATCGATTGGGCAGATATTTATGATACGGGGATAAAAATATCAGAGGAGGCGTTGAAAGCTTCCTCTGCGCGATGGATTCCTGCAAATTGTGTGATTGTTGCTATGTATGGGGCAACTGCTGCTAAAGTTGCGATTAATCGTATCCCACTGACAACGAATCAGGCATGTTGCAATTTAAAAATTAATGAGGAAATGGCTGAGCATAGGTATGTATATCATTGGCTTTGTAGTCAGTATAAAACGTTGAAGGCAAAGGGACAGGGTTCTCAATCGAACATCAATAAGAATATTATTGAGAAATATCCTATCCCCGTCCCGCCGCTCGACGTTCAGCAAAAAATCGTCTCCATCCTCGACCGCTTCGATACCTTATGCAACGATCTCACAAGCGGCCTCCCCGCCGAGATCGCCGCTCGCAAGAAGCAATACGAACACTACCGCGACCGACTGCTGACCTTTCCAAGAAGCAACGGATAG
- a CDS encoding helix-turn-helix domain-containing protein has protein sequence MDDLDRYIAEQMKDPAFREEHERTRLEFALTELLITARMEQDLTQKELAEKSGVRQSNISRIEKGQAVPSLVTLDKIAKALGKEVQVSFV, from the coding sequence ATGGATGATTTGGATCGCTATATTGCAGAGCAGATGAAAGACCCCGCTTTTCGCGAAGAACACGAACGGACACGTTTGGAATTCGCACTTACAGAACTCCTGATTACGGCACGCATGGAGCAGGATCTGACACAGAAAGAATTGGCGGAGAAATCGGGGGTTCGCCAATCGAACATCAGCCGTATTGAAAAAGGACAGGCGGTACCTTCCTTGGTGACGCTTGATAAGATTGCAAAGGCATTGGGAAAGGAAGTCCAAGTCAGTTTTGTCTGA
- a CDS encoding type I restriction endonuclease subunit R, with product MYYNLIASAEESTVLAQYVREERAPYAAYQSEAALERALIGLLEEEGYTYLRIHDEAELVANLREQLSALNDYAFSDAEWERFFKVSIAPAGDGIAEKTRRIQTDYIQNLRRDNGTTKNIKLIDKENIYNNRLQVINQYAVEGGADAQAENAAAHANRYDVTILVNGLPLVHLELKRRGVEIRQAFNQINRYQRDSFWAGAGLYEYVQVFIISNGTNTKYYSNTTRASHIREMDAAGRRASKKTSNSFEFTSFWADASNRLITDLMDFGRTFLAKHTLLAVLTRYSIFTTEEVLMLMRPYQIAATERILSRIKIASNYKTWGKIEGGGYIWHTTGAGKTLTSFKTAQLAAGLPDIDKVLFVVDRKDLDYQTMKEYDRFEKGAANGNTSTRVLAGQLANDAARIVVTTIQKLAMFIKQNKAHAIYGKHVVLIFDECHRSQFGDMHTAIAKAFKKYHIFGFTGTPIFAPNASGAGKPSARTTPQLFGDKLHTYTIVNAINDGNVLPFRIDYINTMKSKAEIEDKEVRAIDREKALAAPERIRAVTEYILAHFDQKTMRGKAYSLKGQRVLGFNSMFAVASIPVCMKYYEEFKRQLAAAGRDLAIATIFSYAANEDDPEDALPDEDFDTAGLDRTSRDFLSDAIADYNARFSTNFSTDGDSFQNYYKDLSQRMKKREIDLLIVVNMFLTGFDATTLNTLWVDKNLKYHGLIQAFSRTNRILNSVKTFGNIVAFRNLAKATDDAISLFGDENAESVVLLRGFRDYYEGYDDASGRHHKGYAELILELREKFAVGEPILGEQAQKDFVRIFGNILRLRNILTAFDDFEENDPLLPPRDLQDYQSMYLDIHREMTGAGNAEKENINDDVVFELELIRQVDINIDYILLLVEKYHASNGMDQSIIGAIDRAVGASPELRSKKELIDGFIKTVNTSTKVMEDWRTYVDAEKEKALEKIVQEEKLKPEETEKFVRSALRDGRFKTTGTAIDTILPPVRRFGGARAEKKAGVIEKLKTFFATFMGLVEE from the coding sequence TTGTACTATAACCTGATTGCAAGCGCGGAAGAGAGCACCGTGCTCGCGCAGTATGTTCGCGAGGAGCGGGCGCCGTATGCGGCGTATCAGTCGGAGGCGGCGCTTGAGCGGGCATTGATCGGGCTGTTGGAAGAGGAAGGCTATACGTATCTTCGGATTCATGACGAGGCGGAGCTGGTCGCGAATCTTCGAGAGCAGCTTTCGGCGCTCAATGATTATGCGTTCAGCGATGCGGAGTGGGAGCGGTTCTTCAAGGTGTCGATCGCGCCTGCGGGCGACGGCATTGCAGAGAAGACGCGGCGCATTCAGACGGATTACATTCAGAATCTTCGGCGCGATAACGGAACGACGAAGAACATCAAGCTGATCGACAAGGAGAACATTTACAACAATCGTTTGCAGGTCATCAATCAATATGCGGTGGAGGGCGGTGCGGACGCTCAAGCAGAGAATGCGGCGGCTCATGCGAATCGTTACGATGTGACGATTCTCGTCAACGGCTTGCCGCTCGTGCATTTGGAGCTGAAGCGGCGCGGCGTGGAGATTCGGCAGGCGTTTAATCAGATCAATCGCTATCAGCGCGACAGCTTCTGGGCAGGTGCGGGGCTGTATGAGTATGTGCAGGTTTTCATTATTTCGAACGGGACGAATACGAAGTATTATTCCAATACGACGCGTGCGAGCCATATTCGCGAGATGGATGCGGCGGGGCGCAGGGCGAGCAAGAAGACGAGCAACAGTTTTGAGTTCACATCGTTTTGGGCGGATGCGAGCAACCGCCTCATCACGGATCTCATGGATTTTGGACGCACGTTCCTCGCGAAGCATACCCTGCTCGCCGTCTTGACGCGCTATTCGATCTTTACGACGGAAGAGGTGCTGATGCTCATGCGTCCGTACCAGATTGCGGCGACGGAGCGCATTTTGTCGCGCATCAAGATCGCGTCGAATTACAAGACTTGGGGCAAGATCGAGGGCGGCGGCTATATCTGGCACACGACGGGGGCGGGCAAGACGCTGACTTCGTTCAAGACGGCGCAACTTGCCGCAGGGCTGCCGGATATTGACAAGGTGCTCTTCGTGGTCGACCGCAAGGATCTTGACTATCAGACGATGAAGGAGTACGACCGCTTTGAAAAGGGCGCGGCGAACGGCAATACGTCGACGCGCGTGCTCGCGGGTCAGCTCGCGAATGATGCGGCGCGGATCGTCGTCACGACGATTCAGAAGCTCGCCATGTTCATCAAGCAGAACAAGGCGCACGCGATCTACGGCAAGCATGTCGTGCTGATTTTCGATGAGTGCCATCGCTCGCAGTTCGGCGATATGCACACGGCGATTGCGAAGGCGTTCAAGAAGTATCATATCTTCGGCTTTACGGGAACGCCGATTTTCGCGCCGAATGCGTCGGGCGCGGGCAAGCCTTCGGCGCGGACGACGCCGCAGCTTTTCGGCGACAAGCTCCACACCTATACGATTGTGAACGCCATCAACGACGGCAATGTGCTGCCGTTTCGCATTGATTACATCAACACGATGAAGAGCAAGGCGGAGATCGAGGACAAGGAAGTGCGTGCCATCGACCGTGAGAAGGCGCTTGCCGCGCCCGAGCGCATTCGTGCCGTAACGGAATATATCCTCGCGCATTTCGACCAGAAGACGATGCGCGGCAAGGCGTATTCGCTCAAGGGACAGCGCGTGCTGGGATTCAATTCGATGTTCGCGGTCGCGTCGATTCCTGTCTGCATGAAGTATTACGAGGAGTTCAAGCGTCAGCTGGCAGCGGCGGGGCGTGACCTTGCGATTGCGACGATTTTCAGCTATGCGGCGAACGAGGACGATCCCGAGGACGCTTTGCCCGATGAAGATTTTGATACGGCGGGGCTTGACCGCACGAGCCGCGACTTCCTTTCGGACGCGATTGCGGACTATAATGCGCGTTTTTCTACGAATTTTTCGACGGACGGGGATTCCTTCCAGAATTATTACAAGGATCTTTCTCAGCGCATGAAGAAGCGCGAGATCGATTTGCTCATCGTCGTCAATATGTTCCTCACGGGCTTTGACGCGACGACGCTCAACACGCTTTGGGTGGACAAAAACCTCAAGTACCATGGGCTGATTCAGGCGTTTTCACGCACGAACCGCATTTTGAATTCGGTCAAGACGTTTGGCAATATCGTCGCTTTTCGCAATCTGGCGAAAGCGACGGACGATGCGATCTCGCTTTTCGGTGATGAGAATGCCGAGAGCGTCGTGCTGCTGCGAGGTTTCCGCGACTACTACGAGGGCTATGACGATGCGAGCGGCCGTCACCACAAGGGCTATGCGGAGCTTATCCTGGAGCTGCGCGAGAAATTCGCTGTCGGTGAGCCGATCTTGGGCGAGCAGGCGCAGAAGGATTTCGTGCGCATCTTCGGCAACATTCTGCGCCTCAGGAACATTCTCACGGCGTTTGATGATTTCGAGGAGAATGATCCGCTCCTGCCACCGCGCGATTTGCAGGATTACCAGAGCATGTACTTGGACATTCATCGCGAGATGACGGGCGCGGGAAATGCGGAGAAGGAGAACATCAACGACGATGTCGTGTTCGAGCTGGAATTGATCCGGCAGGTGGACATCAATATCGACTACATTCTGTTGCTTGTGGAGAAGTATCATGCATCGAACGGCATGGATCAGAGCATCATCGGAGCGATTGACCGTGCCGTCGGCGCAAGTCCCGAGCTTCGGAGCAAGAAGGAGCTGATCGACGGCTTCATCAAGACGGTCAACACGAGTACGAAGGTGATGGAGGACTGGCGCACCTATGTCGATGCGGAGAAGGAAAAGGCGCTTGAGAAAATCGTGCAGGAGGAGAAGCTGAAGCCCGAGGAGACGGAGAAGTTCGTCCGAAGTGCGCTGCGCGACGGCAGGTTCAAGACGACGGGCACGGCGATTGATACGATCCTGCCGCCCGTTCGCCGCTTCGGCGGCGCTCGCGCCGAGAAGAAGGCGGGCGTCATCGAAAAGCTCAAGACGTTCTTTGCGACTTTTATGGGGCTGGTGGAGGAGTGA
- the thiC gene encoding phosphomethylpyrimidine synthase ThiC, whose amino-acid sequence MATQMQYAREGKITDAMRQVAEAEQLTAENIRERVAKGTVAICANVNHVGLKPAGVGAGLRTKVNANIGTSSTFPDIGPELEKLDAAVRAGADSVMDLSTGNNIDESRRRIIAHSPVMVGTVPLYEATVTAIKRHGAVVEMTADDILQTIERQAKDGADFMTLHCGLTLEAVRNLREEGRVMDIVSRGGSFIAGWMLYNEKENPLYTHFDDILDICEKYDSTISLGDGLRPGCLADATDRAQITELVNLGALVDRAWKRGVQVMVEGPGHMPFDQIAANMKLEKRLCHDAPFYVLGPLVTDVAPGYDHITAAIGGTLAAVSGADFLCYVTPAEHLCLPTLEDVHDGVIASRIAAHAADIVKGVPGAAAWDRKMAEARKKLDWEAQLALAIDPARARSRREARNDAGEGACSMCGDYCAVEIIQKYFDKPSAGRCD is encoded by the coding sequence ATGGCAACGCAGATGCAGTATGCAAGAGAGGGGAAGATTACCGACGCTATGCGGCAGGTGGCGGAGGCGGAGCAGCTGACGGCAGAAAATATCCGCGAGCGTGTAGCGAAGGGGACGGTAGCAATCTGTGCCAACGTCAATCATGTTGGTCTGAAGCCTGCGGGCGTCGGTGCGGGACTGCGCACGAAGGTCAATGCGAATATCGGCACATCGAGCACGTTTCCCGACATCGGGCCGGAACTCGAGAAGCTCGATGCGGCCGTGCGTGCAGGCGCGGATTCCGTCATGGATCTCTCGACGGGAAATAACATCGACGAGTCGAGGCGGCGCATCATTGCTCATTCGCCCGTCATGGTCGGCACAGTGCCTCTTTATGAGGCGACGGTCACGGCGATCAAGCGGCACGGTGCCGTGGTAGAGATGACGGCGGATGACATTCTGCAGACGATTGAGCGGCAGGCGAAAGATGGTGCAGACTTCATGACGCTGCACTGCGGGCTGACGCTCGAAGCCGTGCGCAACCTGCGCGAAGAGGGGCGCGTCATGGACATCGTGAGCCGCGGCGGATCTTTTATCGCGGGCTGGATGCTCTACAACGAGAAGGAAAATCCGCTCTATACGCATTTCGATGATATCCTTGACATCTGTGAGAAGTACGATTCGACAATCAGTCTGGGGGATGGCCTGCGCCCCGGCTGTCTTGCTGACGCGACGGATCGTGCGCAGATCACGGAGCTCGTGAATCTCGGCGCACTCGTTGATCGCGCGTGGAAACGCGGCGTGCAGGTCATGGTCGAAGGTCCGGGTCACATGCCGTTCGACCAGATTGCGGCGAACATGAAGCTCGAAAAGAGGCTGTGCCACGATGCGCCGTTCTACGTACTCGGTCCTTTGGTGACAGATGTCGCGCCGGGCTATGACCATATCACGGCGGCAATCGGCGGCACGCTCGCCGCCGTGAGCGGCGCTGATTTCCTCTGCTATGTGACGCCCGCTGAGCATCTTTGCCTGCCGACGCTGGAAGACGTGCACGACGGCGTGATTGCAAGCCGCATCGCTGCACATGCGGCGGACATCGTCAAGGGCGTGCCGGGCGCGGCGGCATGGGACAGGAAAATGGCAGAGGCGAGGAAGAAGCTCGATTGGGAAGCGCAGCTCGCGCTTGCCATCGATCCCGCACGTGCACGGTCGCGCCGTGAGGCGAGGAACGATGCCGGCGAAGGTGCGTGTTCCATGTGCGGCGACTACTGTGCAGTGGAAATCATCCAGAAGTATTTTGACAAGCCATCTGCAGGCAGGTGTGATTAG